ATAAGATTCCAGCGCGAATTAAGATGATTCCTTCTGCGCCAGCTTTTTTGATAATGTTCAAAGGAATAGTCATGTCGGCAGTACGGTTTTCTCTGTCGCTAACAAACTCAACTAAATTCATTGCGCCCAATCCTCGAACATCTCCAATGATGTCGTACTTGTCTTTCCAAGAGTTTAAAGTA
The sequence above is a segment of the Flavobacteriales bacterium genome. Coding sequences within it:
- a CDS encoding aminotransferase class III-fold pyridoxal phosphate-dependent enzyme — its product is TLNSWKDKYDIIGDVRGLGAMNLVEFVSDRENRTADMTIPLNIIKKAGAEGIILIRAGILSNCIRLMPPLVITDEQLDQGLDILGRAIEAVNSEQ